The following are from one region of the Cyanobium gracile PCC 6307 genome:
- the nrdR gene encoding transcriptional regulator NrdR produces the protein MQCPSCQHTDSRVLESRAADSGRSVRRRRECLNCDFRFTTYERVETVPITVVKRNGSRETFNRSKLLHGLLRACEKTGLEPARLEAVVDDIELALQQRVGREVSSNEIGELVLQRLREMSEVAYVRFASVYRQFQSVSDFVATLEGLGSRAKAKTRLAVVG, from the coding sequence ATGCAATGTCCCTCCTGCCAACACACCGATAGCCGCGTTCTGGAATCAAGGGCCGCCGATTCCGGGCGCAGCGTGCGACGGCGCAGGGAGTGCCTCAACTGTGATTTTCGTTTCACCACCTACGAACGGGTCGAGACCGTCCCGATCACCGTGGTCAAGCGCAACGGCAGCCGGGAAACCTTCAACCGCAGCAAATTGCTGCACGGTCTGCTGCGGGCCTGCGAGAAGACGGGCCTCGAACCGGCCCGGCTCGAGGCCGTCGTCGACGACATCGAACTGGCCCTCCAGCAGCGGGTCGGCCGCGAGGTGAGCAGCAACGAGATCGGTGAACTGGTGCTGCAGCGCCTGCGGGAGATGAGCGAGGTGGCCTACGTGCGCTTCGCCTCCGTGTACCGCCAGTTCCAGAGCGTCAGCGATTTCGTGGCCACCCTCGAAGGGCTGGGCAGCCGCGCCAAGGCCAAGACCCGACTGGCGGTGGTGGGCTGA
- a CDS encoding universal stress protein — protein sequence MFRNLLIADSGKGHVEEMVRILRDIPPCRQARINLLHVIPEQGGLDLETHRQQAEVLIREAIERLGLSPGEVNTLVREGDAKLTVLNVADELEADLIVMGSRGLGRLQSILGNSASQYVFQLSTRPMLLVRDDLYVKAINRVLVAIDGTGVGDDALRLACELVQGIPGGSLTGVHVSRQDITPSRGGRTPGDDVLQKAIQRARSFGVEMKGLHRTGDIARGVCAAVEEAKADLVVIASQDRRPLVARALVDLDKLLGSSVSDYIRVHAPAPVLLVREPEARAR from the coding sequence GTGTTCCGCAACCTGCTGATCGCCGATTCCGGCAAGGGTCATGTGGAGGAGATGGTCCGCATCCTGCGGGACATCCCCCCTTGCCGTCAGGCCCGGATCAACCTGCTGCACGTGATTCCCGAGCAGGGGGGTCTGGATCTGGAGACCCACCGCCAGCAGGCCGAGGTGCTGATCCGGGAGGCGATCGAGCGTCTCGGTCTCAGCCCCGGCGAGGTCAACACCCTGGTACGGGAGGGCGACGCCAAGCTGACCGTGCTGAACGTGGCCGATGAGCTGGAGGCCGACCTGATCGTGATGGGGTCGCGGGGTCTGGGCCGGCTGCAGTCGATCCTGGGCAACAGCGCCAGCCAGTACGTCTTCCAGCTCTCCACCCGGCCCATGCTGCTGGTGCGGGACGATCTCTACGTCAAGGCCATCAACCGGGTCCTGGTGGCCATCGACGGCACCGGGGTCGGTGATGACGCCCTGCGGCTGGCCTGTGAGCTGGTGCAGGGCATCCCCGGCGGCAGCCTCACCGGCGTGCACGTGTCCCGCCAGGACATCACCCCCTCCCGGGGCGGGCGCACCCCCGGGGACGACGTGTTGCAGAAGGCGATCCAGCGGGCCCGCAGCTTCGGGGTGGAGATGAAAGGCCTGCATCGGACGGGCGACATCGCCCGCGGTGTGTGTGCCGCCGTCGAGGAGGCGAAGGCGGACCTGGTAGTGATTGCCTCCCAGGACCGCAGGCCGCTGGTGGCCCGGGCCCTGGTGGATCTCGACAAGCTTCTGGGCAGCTCGGTCAGCGACTACATCCGGGTGCACGCCCCGGCTCCGGTGCTGCTGGTGCGGGAGCCGGAAGCACGGGCGCGCTGA
- a CDS encoding photosystem II reaction center protein T: protein MESFAYILILALAISTLFFAIAFRDPPKIGK, encoded by the coding sequence ATGGAGAGCTTCGCTTACATCCTGATCCTGGCCCTGGCCATTTCCACGCTGTTTTTCGCGATCGCCTTCCGCGACCCCCCGAAAATCGGCAAGTGA
- a CDS encoding 2Fe-2S iron-sulfur cluster-binding protein: MPVIRFVREQRDVECYPGENLREVALREGIELYGLKGRLGNCGGCGQCITCFVEVVEGGTATALTEQTAVEQLKLRRRPQSWRLACQALVQKSVMVLTRPQVGLTDREGDLARALAKPLPEGPTAWPAPPAAEDPEEEAAPSATSDEGGVLPADGR, translated from the coding sequence ATGCCCGTGATCCGGTTCGTTCGTGAGCAGCGCGATGTGGAGTGCTACCCGGGGGAGAATCTCCGCGAGGTCGCCCTGCGCGAGGGCATCGAGCTCTACGGCCTCAAGGGTCGGCTGGGCAACTGCGGGGGCTGCGGCCAGTGCATCACCTGCTTCGTGGAGGTGGTGGAGGGGGGCACCGCCACCGCCCTCACGGAACAGACGGCGGTGGAACAGCTCAAGCTGAGACGGCGCCCCCAGTCCTGGCGGCTGGCCTGTCAGGCCCTGGTGCAGAAGTCGGTGATGGTGCTCACCAGGCCCCAGGTGGGACTGACGGACCGGGAAGGCGATCTGGCCAGGGCCTTGGCCAAGCCCCTGCCGGAGGGGCCCACCGCCTGGCCCGCCCCTCCCGCCGCTGAGGACCCCGAGGAGGAGGCCGCTCCATCCGCAACGAGCGATGAAGGGGGCGTCCTTCCCGCCGATGGGCGGTGA
- a CDS encoding acyl-CoA thioesterase, whose protein sequence is MQRSEEAWWCLNRRVLPQHTDHAGVMWHGAYLAWLEEARVEALARAGLHYSDLSSRGLELPVVGLRIDYRQALLHGDAVAIHSRVLPREGVKLGWQSRFLGPDGRLAAEACVDLVLVDLSGGPSQRRLQRRLPQDLEEALAILRAGPPGTDVRS, encoded by the coding sequence ATGCAGCGCTCCGAAGAGGCCTGGTGGTGTCTGAACCGGCGGGTGCTGCCGCAGCACACCGACCACGCCGGCGTGATGTGGCACGGGGCCTACCTGGCCTGGCTGGAGGAGGCGCGCGTCGAGGCCTTGGCCCGGGCCGGGCTCCACTACAGCGACCTTTCGTCCCGGGGGCTGGAGCTGCCGGTGGTGGGCCTGCGCATCGACTACCGCCAGGCCCTGCTCCACGGTGACGCGGTCGCGATCCACAGCCGGGTGCTGCCGCGGGAGGGTGTCAAGCTTGGCTGGCAAAGCCGTTTCCTGGGCCCGGATGGGAGGCTGGCGGCCGAGGCCTGTGTCGACCTCGTGCTGGTGGATCTCTCCGGGGGCCCCTCGCAGCGGCGGCTGCAGCGGCGGCTGCCGCAGGACCTGGAGGAGGCCCTGGCGATCCTGCGGGCGGGGCCGCCCGGCACCGACGTACGCTCATAG
- the psbM gene encoding photosystem II reaction center protein PsbM, which produces METNDLGFVASLLFVLVPAVFLIILYIQTNSRQGG; this is translated from the coding sequence ATGGAAACCAACGACCTCGGCTTCGTTGCCAGCCTCCTGTTCGTTCTGGTTCCCGCCGTTTTCCTGATCATTCTCTACATCCAGACGAACAGCCGCCAGGGCGGCTGA
- the psbB gene encoding photosystem II chlorophyll-binding protein CP47: MGLPWYRVHTVVINDPGRLLAVHLMHTALVAGWAGSMALYELAIFDPSDPVLNPMWRQGMFVMPFMARLGVTGSWGGWSVTGETGVDPGFWSFEGVAAAHIIFSGLLFLAAIWHWTYWDLEIWQDPRSGEPALDLPKIFGIHLLLAGLGCFGFGAFHLTGVFGPGMWISDPYSLTGHLEPVQPAWGPEGFNPFNPGGIVAHHIAAGIVGIIAGIFHITTRPPERLYKALRMGNIETVLASAIAAVFFAAFIVAGTMWYGSAATPVELFGPTRYQWDQGYFKTEINRRVQTALDNGATKEEAYAAIPEKLAFYDYVGNSPAKGGLFRVGPMINGDGLPTSWIGHIAFTDKEGHDLEVRRLPNFFENFPVVLQDEQGIVRADIPFRRAEAKYSFEQQGVTATVYGGALNGQTFTDPADVKRLARKAQLGEAFEFDRETYHSDGTFRSSPRGWFTFGHACFALLFFFGHIWHGARTLYRDVFAGIDPDLGEQVEFGLFAKLGDRSTRRLPEGYVPPAGSTLS; the protein is encoded by the coding sequence ATGGGATTGCCCTGGTACCGGGTGCACACGGTCGTCATCAACGACCCGGGCCGACTGCTGGCCGTGCACCTCATGCACACCGCCCTGGTAGCCGGCTGGGCCGGCTCCATGGCGCTCTATGAGCTCGCGATCTTCGACCCCTCCGACCCGGTCCTCAACCCCATGTGGCGCCAGGGCATGTTCGTCATGCCCTTCATGGCTCGCCTGGGTGTGACGGGCAGCTGGGGTGGCTGGAGCGTCACCGGTGAAACCGGCGTCGACCCCGGCTTCTGGAGCTTCGAGGGCGTGGCCGCCGCCCACATCATCTTCAGCGGCCTCCTCTTCCTTGCCGCCATCTGGCACTGGACCTACTGGGATCTCGAGATCTGGCAGGATCCCCGCTCCGGGGAGCCGGCTCTCGACCTGCCCAAGATCTTCGGCATCCACCTGCTGCTGGCCGGCCTTGGCTGCTTCGGCTTCGGCGCCTTCCACCTCACCGGCGTCTTCGGGCCCGGGATGTGGATCTCTGATCCCTACAGCCTGACGGGACACCTCGAACCGGTGCAGCCCGCCTGGGGACCGGAGGGCTTCAACCCCTTCAACCCGGGCGGGATCGTGGCGCACCACATCGCCGCCGGCATCGTCGGCATCATCGCCGGCATCTTCCACATCACCACCCGTCCACCGGAGCGCCTGTACAAGGCTCTCCGCATGGGCAACATCGAGACGGTGCTGGCCAGCGCCATCGCTGCGGTGTTCTTCGCGGCCTTCATCGTGGCCGGGACCATGTGGTACGGCTCGGCCGCCACGCCGGTGGAACTCTTCGGCCCCACCCGCTACCAGTGGGATCAGGGCTACTTCAAGACGGAGATCAACCGTCGCGTGCAGACCGCCCTCGACAACGGCGCCACCAAGGAAGAGGCCTACGCGGCCATTCCCGAAAAGCTGGCCTTCTACGACTACGTCGGCAACAGCCCCGCCAAGGGTGGTCTGTTCCGCGTGGGCCCGATGATCAACGGTGACGGCCTGCCCACCTCCTGGATCGGCCACATCGCCTTCACCGACAAGGAAGGTCATGACCTCGAGGTCCGGCGTCTGCCCAACTTCTTCGAGAACTTCCCGGTAGTGCTCCAGGACGAGCAGGGCATCGTCCGCGCCGACATCCCGTTCCGTCGGGCCGAGGCGAAGTACTCCTTCGAACAGCAGGGCGTGACGGCCACCGTCTACGGCGGTGCCCTCAACGGCCAGACCTTCACCGACCCGGCCGACGTCAAGCGGCTGGCTCGCAAGGCCCAGCTCGGCGAAGCCTTCGAGTTCGACCGTGAGACCTACCACTCCGACGGCACCTTCCGCAGCTCCCCCCGCGGATGGTTCACCTTCGGCCACGCCTGCTTCGCCCTGCTCTTCTTCTTTGGCCACATCTGGCATGGTGCCCGCACCCTCTACCGTGATGTGTTCGCCGGTATCGATCCCGATCTTGGTGAGCAGGTGGAGTTCGGTCTGTTCGCCAAACTGGGCGACCGTTCCACCCGGCGCCTGCCCGAGGGCTACGTGCCCCCGGCCGGTTCCACCCTCAGCTGA